The following are from one region of the Longimicrobium sp. genome:
- a CDS encoding helix-turn-helix transcriptional regulator, producing the protein MSDDTTVHDSSGNVFADMGMRDAEERLAKAELARIVRKAVQERGLTQAQAAKILGVKQPDVSDLVRGRLTRFSMERLERFLNALDLEVRIQVGPRPRGKERAGITVEVVPSF; encoded by the coding sequence ATGAGCGACGACACCACTGTTCACGACAGCAGCGGGAACGTCTTCGCGGACATGGGAATGCGCGACGCCGAGGAGCGGCTCGCCAAGGCGGAGCTGGCGCGCATCGTTCGTAAGGCGGTTCAGGAGCGGGGGCTGACGCAGGCTCAGGCCGCGAAGATCCTCGGCGTCAAGCAGCCGGACGTGTCGGACCTGGTGCGCGGGCGGCTCACGCGCTTCAGCATGGAGCGCCTGGAGCGGTTCCTGAACGCGCTCGACCTGGAGGTCCGCATCCAGGTGGGCCCCCGGCCGCGTGGGAAGGAGCGCGCGGGGATTACGGTAGAGGTCGTCCCGTCGTTCTGA
- a CDS encoding enoyl-CoA hydratase/isomerase family protein, which yields MIERELSDGILTLRLAHGKASALDVELLEAFGRELDTAGDARAVVLTGTGSIFSAGVDLFRLTEGGSEYVRRFLPLLGTFVRKLFALPKPVVAAVNGHAIAGGGIMTLASDYRIMAEGEGKIGVPELLVGVPFPAAPLEVVRFAVRTDRVQSLVYTGRNLTPAEALEWGLLDEVVDPAALQSRAREVAGKLAAIPAEVFGLTKQWLRAAALERIDRYGYSHDARALALWSAPETHAHIREYLARVVRKK from the coding sequence ATGATCGAACGAGAGCTGAGCGACGGCATCCTCACCCTGCGCCTGGCGCACGGGAAGGCGAGCGCGCTGGACGTGGAGCTGCTGGAGGCGTTCGGGCGCGAGCTCGACACCGCGGGCGACGCGCGCGCCGTGGTCCTCACCGGGACGGGTTCGATCTTCTCGGCCGGCGTCGACCTCTTCCGGCTCACCGAGGGAGGCTCGGAGTACGTGCGGCGGTTCCTGCCGCTGCTCGGCACCTTCGTCCGCAAGCTCTTCGCATTGCCGAAGCCGGTGGTGGCGGCGGTCAACGGGCACGCCATCGCGGGCGGCGGCATCATGACGCTGGCGTCCGACTACCGGATCATGGCCGAGGGCGAGGGGAAGATCGGCGTGCCGGAGCTGCTGGTGGGCGTCCCCTTCCCCGCGGCGCCGCTGGAGGTGGTGCGCTTCGCCGTGCGGACGGACCGCGTGCAGTCGCTCGTCTACACAGGGCGCAACCTCACCCCCGCCGAGGCGCTGGAGTGGGGACTCCTCGACGAGGTGGTGGACCCGGCGGCGCTCCAGTCGCGGGCGCGCGAGGTGGCCGGGAAGCTCGCCGCCATCCCCGCCGAGGTGTTCGGGCTCACCAAGCAGTGGCTCCGCGCCGCCGCCCTGGAGCGCATCGACCGCTACGGCTACTCCCACGATGCCCGGGCACTCGCCCTCTGGTCCGCCCCCGAGACCCACGCGCACATCCGCGAGTACCTGGCGAGGGTGGTGCGGAAGAAGTAG
- a CDS encoding cytochrome c, giving the protein MTTARQTLARLALAAAAALPALAACTDWAGYDIDMAAGKVPQLATMRRSVIPDPYQMVRLPPEGTVPVAGPNGDVPPPFTSAQLDSVAPTLRPPFALGDPAVLARGQVAYHNNCFVCHGVAGDGKGPVSAPGKVVGVAAINGAATAGRSDGYIYGVIAAGRGLMPPYGPRLTHQDRWAIVAYVRQLQRQAGAAPAPGATTGVPPAALGQGVPAPGPTAAGQANLQGPGAGTQTGGTTGTTTDTAGRNPR; this is encoded by the coding sequence TTGACCACCGCTAGACAGACCCTCGCCCGGCTCGCGCTCGCCGCCGCGGCCGCCCTTCCGGCGCTCGCCGCGTGCACCGACTGGGCGGGGTACGACATCGACATGGCGGCGGGGAAGGTGCCGCAGCTGGCCACCATGCGCCGCAGCGTGATCCCCGACCCGTACCAGATGGTGCGGCTCCCGCCGGAGGGCACGGTGCCGGTGGCGGGTCCCAACGGCGACGTGCCGCCGCCCTTCACCAGCGCGCAGCTCGACTCGGTGGCGCCCACGCTGCGCCCGCCGTTCGCGCTCGGCGACCCCGCCGTGCTGGCGCGGGGCCAGGTGGCGTACCACAACAACTGCTTCGTCTGCCACGGCGTGGCCGGCGACGGCAAGGGGCCGGTGTCGGCGCCCGGCAAGGTGGTGGGCGTGGCGGCGATCAACGGGGCGGCCACGGCGGGGCGCTCCGACGGCTACATCTACGGGGTGATCGCGGCGGGGCGCGGCCTGATGCCGCCCTACGGCCCGCGCCTCACCCACCAGGACCGCTGGGCGATCGTGGCCTACGTCCGGCAGCTCCAGCGGCAGGCCGGGGCGGCGCCCGCGCCGGGCGCGACGACCGGCGTGCCGCCGGCCGCGCTGGGGCAGGGGGTGCCGGCGCCCGGGCCCACGGCCGCCGGGCAGGCCAACCTGCAGGGCCCCGGCGCCGGGACGCAGACGGGCGGGACCACGGGGACCACCACGGACACGGCGGGCCGGAACCCGCGCTGA
- a CDS encoding di-heme oxidoredictase family protein produces MRRAVQVPLTLLFGLLAAACTDAREVTSPTTPDLQARREVTIAALGGPIGGLSSAQLASFQRGQEQFERAFIQSTGLGPTFNASSCVECHGEEEGPVGGTGDEVETHFTNVRLDGTCDELESKGGFVHQDSVTPRLFNATGLTEEPFPSTTHQRGARTTPDIFGFGLIASIPNSAIINQADPNDANGDGVSGRVHYDANNDVGKFGRKAQEGSITLFNAGALVAEMGITNKHNLTENSIGGAAIPFGVDPTPEPEIASADFDDLNNFVIFLAPPPPVALTSQTAAGRDLFNAIGCATCHTPQYTTTDVGIAALSFKTVRPFSDFLLHDMGRNDICLFQARRTEIRTEPLMGARFMEQFMHDGAATTITGAINLHGGEGSRARSRFFNNLTSTQQQAVVAYVLSL; encoded by the coding sequence ATGCGCCGCGCGGTCCAAGTCCCACTCACGCTCCTCTTCGGCCTGCTCGCTGCCGCGTGCACGGACGCGCGGGAGGTGACCTCGCCCACCACACCCGATCTGCAGGCGCGCAGGGAGGTCACGATCGCGGCCCTCGGCGGCCCGATCGGGGGGCTCTCGTCGGCCCAGCTCGCGTCGTTCCAGCGCGGGCAGGAACAGTTCGAGCGCGCCTTCATCCAGTCCACCGGGCTGGGTCCGACCTTCAACGCCAGCTCCTGCGTGGAGTGCCACGGCGAGGAGGAGGGCCCGGTGGGCGGCACCGGCGACGAGGTCGAGACCCACTTCACCAACGTCCGCCTGGACGGCACCTGCGACGAGCTGGAAAGCAAGGGCGGCTTCGTGCACCAGGACTCGGTGACGCCGAGGCTCTTCAATGCCACGGGGCTCACCGAGGAGCCGTTCCCGAGCACGACGCACCAGCGCGGCGCGCGCACCACCCCCGACATCTTCGGCTTCGGGCTGATCGCGTCGATTCCCAACTCGGCGATCATCAACCAGGCCGACCCCAACGACGCGAACGGCGACGGGGTCTCCGGCCGCGTGCACTACGACGCCAACAACGACGTCGGCAAGTTCGGCCGCAAGGCGCAGGAGGGGAGCATCACCCTCTTCAACGCCGGCGCGCTGGTGGCCGAGATGGGGATCACCAACAAGCACAACCTGACGGAGAACAGCATCGGCGGCGCCGCGATCCCGTTCGGGGTCGACCCCACGCCCGAGCCCGAGATCGCCAGCGCGGACTTCGACGACCTGAACAACTTCGTGATCTTCCTGGCGCCGCCGCCGCCGGTGGCGCTCACCTCGCAGACGGCCGCCGGGCGCGACCTGTTCAACGCCATCGGCTGCGCCACCTGCCACACGCCGCAGTACACCACCACCGACGTGGGCATCGCGGCGCTCAGCTTCAAGACCGTGCGTCCGTTCAGCGACTTCCTGCTGCACGACATGGGCAGGAACGACATCTGCCTGTTCCAGGCGCGCCGGACCGAGATCCGGACCGAGCCGCTGATGGGCGCGCGCTTCATGGAGCAGTTCATGCACGACGGCGCCGCCACCACCATCACGGGGGCGATCAACCTCCACGGCGGCGAGGGCTCGCGCGCCCGGAGCAGGTTCTTCAACAACCTGACTTCCACCCAGCAGCAGGCGGTCGTCGCGTACGTCCTGTCGCTGTAG
- a CDS encoding lamin tail domain-containing protein has product MPHLLRSRAALALGVLLPLALAACDTPTNAARLPAPAGPSLVVVPAKGTAATLDVAGWNLEWFGDTQNGPSNETLQLSNARDVIAGADFDVWGVAEIVSQSQFNSLESQLTGYTGFLASEANVAGGSTYYAAAEQKVGILYKSSVATLLGAKVILTANDADFAGRPPLEARLRVTLNGATEDVVVIVLHMKAFNDDASWQRRQNASSALKAYLDATWPTQKVIVVGDWNDDVDTSITPGRPSPYQNFVGDAARYAYPTAALSAAGVSSTTSFTDFIDHHLNSNELNATYVAGSAEAYRVDSYIASYDATTSDHYPVLSRYTFGGGGGTASVTVTAPNGGESWAGGSTQTIAWTSSGVASVKLEYTLDGAAWSVITASTAAAGGSYAWTVPSTASTAARVRVSDAAGTASDASDAPFTITAAAPAQVIVNEILANEPGSNTAGEFVEVVNVGGTSAAIGGWTISDGAGVKHTFAVGTTLAPGKAVVVFAGASAIPAGLTNAVAASTGSLALGNSGDSVILKDGAGVVKNSFTYPSSLSGTDGVSMNRSPDAAAAGTFVLHTTLSSLQSSPGTRASGAAF; this is encoded by the coding sequence ATGCCGCACCTGCTTCGCTCCCGCGCCGCGCTCGCGCTCGGCGTCCTCCTGCCGCTCGCGCTCGCCGCGTGCGACACGCCGACGAATGCCGCCCGCCTCCCCGCTCCCGCCGGCCCGTCGCTGGTGGTGGTGCCGGCGAAGGGGACCGCCGCCACGCTCGACGTGGCGGGGTGGAACCTCGAGTGGTTCGGCGACACGCAGAACGGCCCCTCCAACGAGACGCTGCAGCTCTCGAACGCGCGCGACGTGATCGCCGGCGCCGACTTCGACGTCTGGGGCGTGGCCGAGATCGTCAGCCAGAGCCAGTTCAACTCGCTGGAGTCGCAGCTCACCGGCTACACGGGCTTCCTGGCGAGCGAGGCGAACGTCGCCGGCGGCTCCACCTACTACGCCGCCGCCGAGCAGAAGGTGGGGATCCTCTACAAGAGCTCCGTCGCCACCCTGCTGGGCGCGAAGGTGATCCTGACGGCCAACGACGCCGACTTCGCCGGGCGGCCGCCGCTGGAGGCGAGGCTGCGCGTGACGCTGAACGGAGCCACGGAAGACGTGGTGGTCATCGTGCTGCACATGAAGGCCTTCAACGACGACGCGAGCTGGCAGCGGCGCCAGAACGCCTCCAGCGCGCTCAAGGCGTACCTCGACGCCACCTGGCCCACGCAGAAGGTGATCGTGGTGGGCGACTGGAACGACGACGTCGACACCTCCATCACCCCGGGGCGGCCCTCGCCGTACCAGAACTTCGTGGGCGACGCGGCGCGCTACGCCTACCCCACCGCCGCGCTCTCCGCCGCCGGCGTCTCGTCCACCACCTCGTTCACGGACTTCATCGACCACCACCTGAACAGCAACGAGCTGAACGCGACCTACGTGGCCGGCTCGGCCGAGGCGTACCGGGTGGACTCGTACATCGCGAGCTACGACGCCACCACCAGCGACCACTACCCGGTGCTGAGCCGCTACACCTTCGGCGGCGGCGGCGGGACCGCGAGCGTCACCGTGACGGCGCCCAACGGGGGCGAGTCGTGGGCGGGCGGGAGCACGCAGACCATCGCCTGGACGTCGTCGGGGGTGGCGAGCGTGAAGCTGGAGTACACGCTGGACGGCGCGGCGTGGAGCGTGATCACCGCGAGCACCGCCGCGGCGGGCGGCAGCTACGCCTGGACCGTCCCCAGCACCGCCAGCACCGCCGCGAGGGTGCGGGTGAGCGACGCGGCCGGGACGGCGTCCGACGCGAGCGACGCGCCGTTCACCATCACCGCGGCCGCGCCGGCGCAGGTGATCGTGAACGAGATCCTGGCCAACGAGCCGGGGAGCAACACGGCGGGCGAGTTCGTGGAGGTGGTGAACGTGGGCGGCACCTCGGCGGCAATCGGCGGGTGGACGATCTCCGACGGCGCGGGGGTGAAGCACACCTTCGCGGTGGGCACCACGCTGGCGCCCGGGAAGGCGGTCGTGGTCTTCGCCGGCGCGTCGGCGATCCCGGCGGGGCTCACCAACGCGGTGGCGGCGTCGACCGGGTCGCTGGCGCTGGGCAACAGCGGCGACTCGGTGATCCTGAAGGACGGCGCGGGGGTGGTGAAGAACAGCTTCACCTACCCGTCCTCGCTCTCGGGCACCGACGGCGTGTCGATGAACCGCAGCCCGGACGCGGCCGCGGCGGGGACGTTCGTGCTGCACACCACGCTTAGCTCGCTGCAGTCCTCCCCCGGCACGCGGGCGAGCGGCGCCGCGTTCTGA
- a CDS encoding DUF3341 domain-containing protein, translating to MSKLRTGVLGVFAHLDSATDAIRRLRREGYEVTTYSPTPRHEVEEALESPESPVRIFTLTGAFTGTAAGTALATWTSIDWPLIVGGKEIVSLPAFSVIMFELTILIGALSTVAGLFLLGRLPHIGPPEAPMYHPSFTAGNFGVFAHAPRDRYDHVQRILSEAGSEEVLVDHR from the coding sequence ATGAGCAAGCTACGGACGGGGGTGCTGGGCGTCTTCGCCCACCTGGACTCGGCCACCGACGCCATCCGGCGCCTGAGGCGCGAGGGGTACGAGGTGACCACCTACTCGCCCACCCCGCGCCACGAGGTGGAGGAGGCGCTGGAGTCGCCCGAGAGCCCGGTGCGCATCTTCACCCTGACCGGCGCCTTCACCGGCACGGCGGCGGGCACCGCGCTGGCCACCTGGACCTCGATCGACTGGCCGCTGATCGTGGGCGGCAAGGAGATCGTGTCGCTGCCGGCGTTCAGCGTGATCATGTTCGAGCTCACCATCCTGATCGGGGCGCTCTCCACGGTGGCGGGGCTCTTCCTGCTGGGGCGGCTCCCGCACATCGGGCCCCCCGAGGCGCCGATGTACCACCCGAGCTTCACCGCCGGCAACTTCGGGGTGTTCGCGCACGCGCCGCGCGACCGCTACGACCACGTGCAGCGGATCCTGTCCGAGGCCGGCTCGGAGGAGGTGCTGGTTGACCACCGCTAG
- a CDS encoding GNAT family N-acetyltransferase, which yields MAIEIRVLRRGDEAVLARVAPGVFDDPVDAGAAAEFLADPRHHLAVAAEDGVVVGFVSAVHYVHPDKPRPELWINEVGVAPAHQGRGVGKAVLRAMLDVARGLGCGEAWVLTGRANAPAMRLYASLGGEEAPDDAVMFTFVLDGGAPAGQAAEEQARDPG from the coding sequence GTGGCGATCGAGATCAGGGTCCTGCGGCGGGGCGACGAGGCGGTGCTGGCCCGCGTGGCGCCGGGCGTCTTCGACGACCCCGTCGACGCGGGCGCGGCCGCGGAGTTCCTGGCCGACCCCCGCCACCACCTGGCCGTGGCGGCCGAGGACGGCGTGGTGGTGGGCTTCGTGTCGGCGGTCCACTACGTCCATCCCGACAAGCCGCGCCCGGAGCTGTGGATCAACGAGGTGGGAGTGGCGCCGGCGCACCAGGGCCGCGGCGTGGGGAAGGCGGTGCTGCGCGCGATGCTGGACGTGGCCCGCGGGCTGGGCTGCGGCGAGGCCTGGGTGCTGACCGGGCGCGCCAACGCCCCGGCGATGCGGCTCTACGCGTCGCTGGGCGGCGAGGAGGCGCCGGACGACGCGGTGATGTTCACGTTCGTGCTCGACGGCGGCGCCCCGGCCGGGCAGGCCGCCGAGGAACAGGCCCGGGACCCGGGATGA
- a CDS encoding type II toxin-antitoxin system RelE/ParE family toxin: MLYSLDDPEPKPLHFVGSSKKDLKTMPEQVQDVFGAALLDAQYGDHPEGARPFGEGLPREVMKLVEDFDRDTYRAAYTVSFPECVYVLHVFKKKSSHGIATPRPDRETIHARLQAAEEHYRRTYG; this comes from the coding sequence ATGCTATACTCATTAGACGATCCTGAGCCGAAACCGCTGCACTTCGTTGGGTCTAGCAAGAAGGACCTTAAGACCATGCCCGAGCAGGTGCAGGATGTCTTCGGCGCCGCCCTGCTCGACGCGCAGTACGGAGATCACCCTGAAGGTGCACGGCCATTCGGGGAGGGTCTTCCCCGGGAGGTGATGAAGCTGGTGGAAGACTTCGATCGAGACACTTACCGGGCGGCGTATACGGTTTCCTTTCCGGAATGCGTGTACGTGCTCCACGTCTTCAAGAAGAAGTCTTCCCACGGGATCGCCACGCCCAGGCCCGACCGGGAAACGATCCACGCGCGGTTGCAGGCCGCTGAGGAGCATTACCGCAGGACCTACGGATGA
- the nrfD gene encoding NrfD/PsrC family molybdoenzyme membrane anchor subunit → MATETTGTGAETIARSTFHPDVASYEQVNRDANRLLTKPGKGYLLLLGTTIALVGLMVIAELHNIWFGLGMSGLTNPVGWGVYITTFVFWVGIGHAGTLISAILYLFRAPWRQSIYRFAEAMTVFAVLTAALFPIIHIGRPWFFYWLLPLPSQRHLWPNFRSPLLWDVFAVTTYLTVSSVFFYIGLIPDIAAARDGATNPTRKKVYTVLSLGWKGTDREWRHFTRAYMFLAALATPLVLSVHSVVSWDFAVSIVPGWHTTIFAPYFVAGAILSGVAMVVTIMVPVHRIFGLGAYFTTTHYDRLAKLLLLTSLIVGYAYGMEYFMAWYSGELFERDVFWDRVTGDYWWAGWSMITFNAIIPQLLWIPRVRRNLNAFFLVAMFVNIGMWWERFVIIVPSLAHSYEPWKFMNYHLTWVEASILMGSFGWFFMWFLLFLRYLPGLSIAEIKEVLPPPMRTVHAEAAHAAQVDASGTEVDWSGYTEVERI, encoded by the coding sequence ATGGCCACCGAGACCACCGGGACCGGCGCCGAGACGATCGCGCGCTCGACGTTCCACCCCGACGTCGCCAGCTACGAGCAGGTCAACCGCGACGCCAACCGGCTGCTGACCAAGCCGGGGAAGGGGTACCTGCTGCTGCTGGGCACCACCATCGCCCTGGTGGGGCTGATGGTGATCGCCGAGCTGCACAACATCTGGTTCGGCCTGGGGATGAGCGGGCTCACCAACCCCGTCGGCTGGGGCGTCTACATCACCACCTTCGTCTTCTGGGTCGGCATCGGCCACGCGGGGACGCTGATCTCCGCCATCCTGTACCTGTTCCGGGCGCCGTGGCGGCAGTCGATCTACCGCTTCGCCGAGGCGATGACGGTGTTCGCGGTGCTCACCGCCGCGCTCTTCCCGATCATCCACATCGGCCGGCCCTGGTTCTTCTACTGGCTGCTCCCGCTCCCCAGCCAGCGCCACCTGTGGCCCAACTTCCGCTCGCCGCTGCTCTGGGACGTGTTCGCGGTGACCACGTACCTCACGGTGAGCTCGGTCTTCTTCTACATCGGCCTGATCCCCGACATCGCCGCCGCGCGCGACGGGGCGACGAACCCCACGCGCAAGAAGGTCTACACGGTGCTGTCGCTGGGGTGGAAGGGCACCGACCGCGAGTGGAGGCACTTCACCCGGGCGTACATGTTCCTGGCGGCGCTCGCCACCCCGCTGGTGCTCTCGGTGCACTCGGTGGTGAGCTGGGACTTCGCCGTCTCCATCGTCCCCGGGTGGCACACCACCATCTTCGCCCCCTACTTCGTGGCGGGCGCCATCCTCTCGGGCGTGGCGATGGTGGTGACCATCATGGTCCCCGTGCACCGCATCTTCGGGCTGGGGGCGTACTTCACCACCACGCACTACGACCGCCTGGCCAAGCTGCTGCTGCTCACCTCGCTGATCGTGGGCTACGCCTACGGGATGGAGTACTTCATGGCGTGGTACTCGGGCGAGCTGTTCGAGCGCGACGTCTTCTGGGACCGGGTGACGGGAGACTACTGGTGGGCGGGGTGGTCGATGATCACCTTCAACGCCATCATCCCGCAGCTGCTCTGGATCCCCAGGGTGCGGCGCAACCTGAACGCGTTCTTTTTGGTCGCGATGTTCGTGAACATCGGGATGTGGTGGGAGCGCTTCGTGATCATCGTGCCCAGCCTGGCCCACAGCTACGAGCCGTGGAAGTTCATGAACTACCACCTCACCTGGGTGGAGGCCTCCATCCTGATGGGGAGCTTCGGGTGGTTCTTCATGTGGTTCCTCCTCTTCCTGCGCTACCTCCCCGGGCTCTCCATCGCGGAGATCAAGGAGGTGCTCCCGCCGCCGATGCGCACCGTGCACGCCGAGGCCGCGCACGCGGCGCAGGTGGACGCGTCGGGGACCGAGGTCGACTGGAGCGGCTACACCGAGGTCGAGCGCATATGA
- a CDS encoding serine hydrolase, whose translation MTTTAARSGLGKRVERIGEEAGAKRVAVAWYDYQTRRSWDYRGGEWFHAASTIKVPILLGVFGAVYQGGLSLESRVHVRNRFLSVAGGLPFRVESGRDANSVVHQHLGKTMKIGELAYQMIVTSSNLATNLLVDLVGVEEIGRALKELGVEGVEFRRGVEDEAAWEKGINNRVTASGLVSVLRPIEEGTAFNVELSARMLEILHDQEFRSGIPAGVPESARVANKTGEISTVAHDAAIVYLPERWPYAVVVLTEWEPSVTSGRSDTIARISRAVYEHLTSGDGRDA comes from the coding sequence GTGACGACGACGGCAGCCAGGAGCGGGCTCGGGAAGCGGGTCGAGCGCATCGGCGAGGAGGCGGGGGCGAAGCGCGTGGCGGTCGCCTGGTACGACTACCAGACCCGCCGGTCGTGGGACTACCGCGGCGGCGAGTGGTTCCACGCGGCCAGCACCATCAAGGTGCCGATCCTGCTGGGCGTCTTCGGCGCCGTGTACCAGGGCGGGCTCTCGCTGGAGTCGCGGGTGCACGTGCGCAACCGCTTCCTGAGCGTGGCCGGCGGCCTTCCGTTCCGGGTGGAGAGCGGGCGCGACGCCAACTCGGTGGTGCACCAGCACCTCGGGAAGACGATGAAGATCGGCGAGCTGGCCTACCAGATGATCGTCACCAGCAGCAACCTGGCGACGAACCTGCTGGTGGACCTGGTGGGGGTCGAGGAGATCGGGCGCGCGCTGAAGGAGCTGGGCGTGGAGGGGGTGGAGTTCCGGCGCGGGGTGGAGGACGAGGCCGCCTGGGAGAAGGGGATCAACAACCGGGTGACGGCCAGCGGGCTGGTGAGCGTGCTGCGCCCGATCGAGGAGGGGACGGCCTTCAACGTGGAGCTCTCGGCGCGGATGCTGGAGATCCTGCACGACCAGGAGTTCAGGAGCGGGATCCCCGCGGGTGTGCCCGAGAGCGCGCGGGTGGCCAACAAGACGGGGGAGATCAGCACGGTGGCGCACGACGCGGCCATCGTCTACCTCCCCGAGCGCTGGCCCTACGCGGTGGTGGTGCTCACCGAGTGGGAGCCCTCGGTGACCTCGGGGCGCAGCGACACCATCGCGCGGATCTCGCGGGCGGTCTACGAGCACCTGACCTCGGGGGACGGCCGGGATGCCTGA